One window of Candidatus Eremiobacterota bacterium genomic DNA carries:
- a CDS encoding HNH endonuclease signature motif containing protein — protein sequence GGSSSAGRGTMTIKFFLPRELVEVWNLAARIFLSRLTLAEGSDSLGLPEEKFLAALLADYLKTEGTLKKAAHHHRILRRDRFRCQAPGCRCRRNLHVHHIIRRSQGGTDDPWNLIVLCEACHLHLLHGLGTLTVKGRAPYDLTFTFGSPSEGTPFIVYQRGMKQRGPCFIPPGGGRQNVPEVMPGLLYQR from the coding sequence GGCGGCTCGTCATCGGCGGGGAGAGGCACTATGACGATCAAGTTCTTCCTTCCCCGGGAGCTTGTTGAGGTCTGGAACCTGGCGGCCCGAATCTTTCTCAGCCGCCTTACCCTCGCCGAAGGCTCCGACAGCCTCGGACTCCCGGAAGAAAAATTCCTTGCCGCGCTCCTCGCCGACTATCTCAAGACCGAGGGCACCTTGAAAAAAGCGGCCCATCACCACAGAATTCTCAGGCGCGACCGGTTCCGCTGCCAGGCTCCCGGCTGCCGATGCCGCAGGAACCTCCATGTGCATCATATCATCAGGCGCTCCCAGGGCGGCACCGATGACCCCTGGAACCTCATTGTGCTCTGCGAGGCCTGCCATCTTCACCTTCTGCACGGCCTGGGAACCCTCACAGTGAAGGGCAGGGCGCCCTATGATCTCACCTTCACCTTCGGCTCCCCCTCGGAAGGCACGCCCTTCATTGTCTATCAAAGGGGAATGAAACAGCGGGGCCCATGCTTTATCCCCCCGGGAGGCGGCAGGCAGAATGTGCCTGAGGTAATGCCGGGACTGCTTTATCAGCGGTAA